One stretch of Pedobacter riviphilus DNA includes these proteins:
- a CDS encoding ThuA domain-containing protein produces MKKYLSLCLLIASVFLFQSYTAAKKSAKVLVFSKTKGFRHNSIETGKEVIQKLGTAHHFEVDTTENADLFTEDNLKKYAAVIFLNTTGDILDNKQQVAFERYIQAGGGYVGIHAATDTEYDWPWYGKLAGAYFISHPAVQEAKFIVKDKKHPATKFLTDSIWMRKDELYNFKDINPDIKVLITLDEKSYTGGKNGDFHPFSWYHNFDGGRAFYTCMGHTKEGWADDKFQNHLWGGIEYAIGNQKKLDYSKAHSKL; encoded by the coding sequence ATGAAAAAGTACCTGTCCCTATGTTTATTAATTGCCTCCGTTTTTTTATTCCAAAGCTATACTGCCGCTAAGAAATCGGCAAAGGTTTTAGTTTTTTCCAAAACCAAAGGTTTTAGGCACAACTCTATTGAAACCGGAAAAGAAGTTATCCAAAAATTAGGCACAGCGCATCATTTTGAAGTAGATACCACCGAAAATGCTGATCTGTTTACAGAAGATAACCTTAAAAAATATGCCGCTGTTATTTTTCTAAATACAACAGGCGATATTTTAGATAATAAACAACAGGTAGCTTTCGAGAGATATATCCAGGCAGGCGGAGGTTATGTAGGCATACATGCTGCAACCGATACTGAATACGATTGGCCTTGGTATGGTAAATTGGCTGGCGCCTATTTCATCAGTCATCCAGCTGTTCAGGAAGCTAAATTTATTGTTAAAGATAAAAAACATCCAGCCACTAAATTCCTTACTGATTCGATATGGATGAGAAAGGATGAACTATATAACTTTAAGGATATCAATCCAGATATTAAAGTGCTGATCACCTTAGACGAGAAATCGTATACTGGTGGTAAAAATGGCGATTTCCATCCTTTTAGCTGGTACCACAATTTTGATGGCGGAAGAGCTTTCTACACTTGTATGGGCCATACTAAAGAAGGCTGGGCTGATGATAAATTTCAGAACCATTTATGGGGCGGTATTGAATATGCCATTGGCAACCAAAAGAAATTAGATTACAGCAAAGCGCATTCAAAATTATAA
- a CDS encoding low molecular weight protein-tyrosine-phosphatase: MKILMVCLGNICRSPLAEGIMRHLANERNLNWEIASAGTGNWHIGKAPDHRSISAAKALGYDISKQRAQQFNHSMFAKYDLILVMDRNNLADVKNLAKSEEERKKVKLFLDNDEVTDPYWDNALFNPVCRQVEERCIEIIKQLS; the protein is encoded by the coding sequence TTGAAAATTTTAATGGTCTGCCTGGGCAATATCTGCCGCTCGCCACTGGCCGAAGGCATTATGCGCCATCTGGCAAATGAACGAAACTTAAACTGGGAAATTGCTTCCGCAGGAACAGGCAATTGGCATATCGGCAAAGCACCCGACCATAGGAGTATTTCTGCAGCGAAAGCGCTTGGTTACGATATTAGCAAACAGCGGGCACAACAATTTAACCACTCCATGTTTGCTAAATACGATCTGATTTTGGTTATGGACAGGAATAATTTAGCCGATGTTAAAAACCTTGCTAAAAGCGAGGAAGAACGAAAAAAGGTTAAACTTTTTCTTGATAACGACGAAGTTACAGACCCATATTGGGATAATGCCCTATTTAACCCCGTTTGCAGACAGGTTGAAGAAAGATGTATAGAAATTATCAAACAACTTTCTTAA
- a CDS encoding S1/P1 nuclease: MILTSIKKKLTSALTIGFLAYLPIQANAWGTIGHRVVGEIADSYLKAKTRKAIQSILGYETLAMSANWGDFIKSDSTYNYMYNWHFVNLPAGLDKNGVYQFLDTEKTPNLYNKIPDLIAILKKTSSTATEKKLALRVLVHLAGDLCQPMHVARKDDLGGNRISVLWFNEKSNIHRVWDEQLIEYQQLSYTEYAKAINHPSAIQLYNWQNTDLKDCIYESYGICNKIYENTKPDTKLSYRYNFDWVDTLNEQLLKGGVRLAKMLNDIYG, encoded by the coding sequence ATGATTTTAACATCAATAAAAAAGAAATTAACCTCTGCCTTAACTATTGGTTTTTTAGCCTATTTACCTATTCAGGCAAATGCATGGGGTACAATTGGTCATCGCGTAGTTGGAGAAATTGCCGATAGTTATTTAAAGGCTAAAACACGCAAGGCTATTCAAAGTATTTTAGGTTATGAAACTTTGGCCATGTCGGCCAATTGGGGCGATTTTATTAAATCGGATTCTACCTATAACTATATGTACAACTGGCATTTTGTTAATCTTCCGGCAGGATTAGATAAAAATGGTGTATATCAATTTTTGGACACTGAAAAAACACCTAATCTTTACAATAAAATCCCTGATTTAATTGCCATTTTAAAGAAAACAAGCAGCACTGCAACCGAAAAAAAACTAGCCCTACGCGTGTTGGTTCACCTGGCAGGCGATTTGTGCCAGCCTATGCATGTTGCCCGTAAGGATGATTTGGGCGGTAACCGCATTTCGGTATTATGGTTCAATGAAAAATCGAATATCCACAGGGTTTGGGATGAACAGCTTATCGAATACCAGCAGTTAAGCTATACAGAATATGCGAAGGCAATCAATCATCCTTCGGCAATTCAGTTGTATAACTGGCAAAACACAGACCTTAAAGATTGCATTTATGAATCGTACGGCATTTGCAATAAAATTTATGAAAACACCAAACCTGATACTAAATTAAGCTACCGTTATAATTTTGACTGGGTTGACACCCTTAACGAGCAGTTATTAAAAGGTGGTGTTCGATTGGCGAAAATGTTAAACGATATCTATGGATAA
- a CDS encoding fumarate hydratase produces MNKLHPGLKNFYIILFTLSILHVACSPRPNIQGKGEDFMQGVWNEDSIAFSNKLSNYTQHHFKFTCDSVYIDMVTHSKVNFYEDSCYNNGIWKEYAKGVYVVKGDTLFIGATFTHANYKQKISGCYRIGRYDKNFLIKKKSADSLFLESLSDQREIKLTLKEKITCIQKEL; encoded by the coding sequence ATGAACAAGCTGCACCCGGGTTTAAAGAATTTCTACATCATCCTTTTTACATTATCTATCTTACATGTAGCTTGTAGTCCGCGACCTAATATTCAAGGTAAAGGCGAAGATTTTATGCAGGGCGTTTGGAATGAAGATTCTATCGCTTTTAGCAATAAACTGAGCAACTACACACAGCACCATTTCAAATTTACCTGCGATTCGGTTTATATTGATATGGTTACCCACAGCAAAGTAAATTTTTACGAAGATTCCTGCTACAACAATGGTATTTGGAAAGAATATGCCAAAGGTGTTTACGTAGTTAAAGGCGATACCCTATTTATAGGTGCCACCTTTACACATGCTAACTATAAACAGAAAATATCGGGATGTTACCGCATCGGCAGGTACGACAAGAACTTCCTGATCAAAAAAAAATCTGCAGATTCGTTATTTTTGGAAAGTTTAAGCGATCAGCGTGAAATTAAGCTGACACTTAAAGAAAAAATTACCTGCATACAAAAAGAATTATAA
- the fumC gene encoding class II fumarate hydratase has product MSFRIEHDTMGEVQVPADKYWGAQTERSRNNFKIGPEGSMPKEIIHAFGYLKKAAALANTELGVLSAEKADLIAKACDEIIAGQLDDQFPLVIWQTGSGTQSNMNGNEVIANRAHVINGGSLADDKKVLHPNDDVNKSQSSNDTYPTAMHIAAYKLTVENTIPGLTHLRNALAKKVEEFAGITKTGRTHFMDATPLTLGQEFSGYVQQIDNSIRAIKNALVMVAELALGGTAVGTGLNTPKGYDVLVAKKIADLTGLPFVTAPNKFEALAAHDAMVELSGALKRTAVALMKVANDVRMLSSGPRCGIGEIVIPDNEPGSSIMPGKVNPTQPEALTMVCAQVIGNDVAVSVGGMSGHFELNVFKPLIAANVLQSARLIGDACVSFTDKCAEGITANLPEIEKHLQNSLMLVTALNPHVGYENAAKIAKKAHKENKTLKAAAVELGLLTNEQFDEWVRPEDMVGSLK; this is encoded by the coding sequence ATGAGTTTCAGAATAGAACACGATACCATGGGCGAGGTGCAGGTACCAGCCGACAAATACTGGGGTGCACAAACCGAACGCTCACGCAATAACTTCAAAATCGGGCCGGAAGGTTCGATGCCAAAAGAAATTATCCATGCTTTTGGATATCTGAAAAAAGCGGCTGCCCTTGCTAATACCGAACTGGGCGTATTATCAGCAGAAAAAGCCGATTTAATTGCTAAAGCTTGTGATGAAATTATTGCAGGACAGTTAGATGATCAATTCCCTTTGGTAATCTGGCAAACTGGTTCTGGTACACAAAGCAACATGAATGGTAACGAAGTAATCGCAAATCGTGCTCATGTGATTAACGGTGGTTCATTAGCTGACGATAAAAAAGTACTTCACCCTAATGATGATGTAAATAAATCACAGTCATCAAACGATACTTACCCAACTGCAATGCACATTGCAGCCTATAAACTTACTGTAGAAAATACCATCCCTGGCTTAACCCATTTAAGAAACGCTTTGGCTAAAAAGGTTGAGGAATTTGCTGGAATTACCAAAACCGGACGTACCCACTTTATGGATGCTACGCCTCTTACTTTAGGCCAGGAATTTTCGGGGTATGTACAACAGATTGACAACAGCATCAGAGCCATTAAAAATGCTTTGGTAATGGTTGCAGAGCTGGCTTTGGGCGGAACCGCAGTAGGTACAGGTTTAAATACCCCAAAAGGATACGATGTTTTAGTCGCTAAAAAAATTGCCGATTTAACCGGTTTACCATTTGTTACCGCTCCAAATAAATTCGAAGCCTTGGCAGCGCATGATGCAATGGTAGAGCTTTCTGGCGCTTTAAAACGTACTGCAGTTGCTTTAATGAAAGTAGCAAACGATGTAAGAATGTTAAGTTCTGGCCCACGTTGCGGCATTGGCGAAATTGTGATTCCTGATAACGAACCTGGATCTTCTATTATGCCGGGAAAAGTTAATCCTACACAACCAGAGGCACTAACGATGGTTTGCGCACAGGTAATTGGTAACGATGTGGCGGTTTCAGTAGGTGGAATGTCAGGTCATTTTGAACTTAACGTATTTAAACCCCTTATTGCCGCTAATGTTTTACAGTCGGCCCGTTTAATAGGCGATGCCTGCGTTTCTTTCACCGATAAATGTGCTGAAGGAATCACCGCTAACTTGCCAGAAATTGAGAAACATTTACAAAATTCTTTGATGTTGGTTACGGCTTTAAATCCGCATGTGGGTTACGAAAATGCAGCCAAAATTGCAAAGAAAGCCCATAAAGAAAATAAAACCTTAAAAGCAGCTGCTGTAGAATTGGGATTATTAACCAACGAACAGTTTGATGAGTGGGTTCGCCCGGAAGATATGGTAGGCAGCTTGAAATAA
- the rsgA gene encoding ribosome small subunit-dependent GTPase A, producing the protein MQGLVIKSTGSWYSVLADNGERYDCRIVGKFRIKGLKTTNPIAVGDRVKFDLERDSNQGLIHEMLPRKNYIIRKSINLSKQAQILAANLDMAMLVVTLASPRTSLGFIDRFLVTAEAYDVPAILVFNKLDLFSKEGLEILQEFKDIYENIGYACYEVSALKGINIPIIQELITDKITLISGHSGVGKSSLINALMPDRDLRTGEVSDWSDKGQHTTTFAEMFELPQGGFIVDSPGIRELGVIDIEKEELGHFFREIFKTSHNCRFNNCRHINEPGCAVIEAVNEGEIAVSRYESYLSIYHGNDTRH; encoded by the coding sequence ATGCAGGGATTAGTTATTAAATCTACAGGGAGCTGGTATAGTGTTTTGGCCGATAATGGCGAACGCTATGATTGCCGGATTGTAGGGAAATTTAGGATTAAAGGACTTAAAACCACCAATCCGATTGCGGTTGGCGACAGGGTGAAATTTGATCTGGAACGGGATAGCAACCAGGGTTTGATACACGAAATGCTGCCCCGTAAAAACTATATCATCCGCAAATCAATCAACCTGAGCAAGCAGGCGCAAATATTAGCTGCTAATTTGGATATGGCCATGTTGGTGGTTACACTTGCTTCGCCCCGTACTTCTTTGGGTTTTATCGATCGTTTTTTGGTTACCGCCGAAGCTTATGATGTGCCCGCTATATTGGTATTTAATAAACTCGATCTTTTTAGTAAAGAGGGATTAGAAATTCTCCAGGAGTTTAAAGATATTTACGAAAATATCGGCTATGCCTGTTACGAAGTTTCTGCTTTAAAGGGTATTAACATTCCTATTATTCAGGAGTTGATTACTGATAAGATTACCTTAATTTCTGGACATTCGGGAGTAGGGAAATCAAGTTTGATCAATGCTTTAATGCCCGATCGTGATTTAAGAACAGGAGAGGTATCAGATTGGAGCGATAAAGGACAACATACCACCACTTTTGCCGAAATGTTTGAATTACCACAAGGCGGGTTTATTGTAGATTCTCCGGGTATCAGAGAACTTGGTGTAATAGACATCGAAAAAGAAGAATTAGGCCATTTTTTTAGAGAAATCTTTAAAACTTCGCACAATTGCCGCTTTAATAACTGCAGGCATATTAACGAACCAGGCTGTGCCGTTATTGAAGCCGTAAATGAAGGTGAAATTGCGGTTTCAAGATATGAAAGTTACCTGAGCATTTACCACGGAAACGATACGCGACATTAG
- a CDS encoding Smr/MutS family protein: protein MKFKLGDFVRFVDEKREGYVTKIIDTQTLGVTDEDGFEIPVAVSNLTSVHGHGVVAEELDAPKPIQVNVPSINKIENGIYIAVATDDKAGNVVHFHLQNHSPNILLVSLITERKEKYAGAFHGVIESYGSTLVYSASLADLDLWPEFNFQVLVFSKADVKQIDPLVIRKKFRAKDFSTEQKELPQLKNKGWLIRLDDLVPVTIDPQKLKESFFKSTEEKKTVAAPQKEIDLHIEKLRDDHHFLEADEMLQIQINHFQTAMDAAVVHHFDKIVFIHGSGNGTLRDKIHKLISKNPHVKTYMDARKEKFGYGATEVVFK from the coding sequence ATGAAATTCAAATTAGGAGATTTTGTGCGTTTTGTTGATGAAAAACGTGAAGGTTATGTAACCAAAATTATCGATACGCAAACTTTAGGGGTTACCGATGAAGATGGTTTTGAGATACCTGTTGCGGTGAGTAATTTAACTTCTGTACATGGGCATGGTGTGGTAGCTGAAGAATTAGATGCGCCAAAACCCATCCAGGTAAATGTCCCCAGCATTAACAAAATCGAAAATGGTATTTATATAGCTGTGGCTACCGATGATAAGGCTGGTAATGTAGTGCATTTTCATCTGCAGAACCATTCTCCAAATATTTTACTCGTAAGCTTAATCACCGAGCGTAAAGAAAAATATGCGGGTGCTTTTCATGGGGTAATTGAATCTTATGGCTCCACTTTAGTTTATTCTGCTTCCTTGGCCGATCTTGATCTTTGGCCAGAATTTAATTTTCAGGTTTTAGTGTTTAGCAAAGCTGATGTGAAACAAATCGATCCATTGGTAATCCGTAAAAAGTTTAGGGCAAAAGATTTTAGTACAGAGCAAAAGGAGTTACCTCAATTAAAAAACAAAGGTTGGTTGATCCGTTTGGATGATCTTGTTCCGGTTACCATCGATCCACAGAAGTTGAAGGAAAGTTTTTTCAAATCAACTGAAGAGAAAAAAACGGTAGCAGCCCCTCAAAAAGAAATCGATCTGCACATCGAGAAACTAAGAGACGACCATCATTTTTTAGAAGCTGATGAAATGTTACAGATACAGATCAATCATTTTCAAACTGCAATGGATGCAGCAGTTGTACATCATTTCGATAAAATCGTTTTTATCCATGGTTCGGGCAACGGTACCTTAAGAGATAAAATTCATAAATTAATTAGCAAAAATCCTCATGTAAAAACATATATGGATGCCAGGAAAGAAAAATTTGGTTATGGGGCTACAGAAGTGGTTTTTAAGTAA